GTACGTCCCCCTATTTGTAGCCATCAACATATAGGCATCTTTCATGTTTTCTTCTAGTTCTTCAAGCGTTTCGCCCTGAGTCATGATTTCTGGATGTTCAAAAAGCTTACCCACCCAAAACTTTTCCCCTTTCCAATAGATCATTTTCAGTCTTGTTTCCATTCCGTGTCCTCCCTGCAATCTTGTTCAAACATAAAATACCATAGAGAGAAAAAATAGGGAATGTTGCCTCTGTTTTCTTGGGCCGAACGTTCAAGCTCACCGGCGCGCCAAACGCAAGCGAAGAGCCGCTTTTGGCGCGTCCGAGTGCAGCGCAATGGCAGGTTTCTTATAGATGAACAATTTCGACATCATCCCATTCCCTGTGCAAATATTCAGCGACAAGTCTGCGATGACAATGCTCGGGTGTGGTCTCGCTGCAAAGTAGGCACCCACCATCAAGAATGCTCTTATCGACCTTATCTTCTATGTGGCGTGCGGCCATCAATGATAAGAACTGCAGTTCGTAAGTAGCCCAGTCACCGCCATTCTTTTTGTAGGCATCGAGAATATCTTGGGTCGGCGCTAATTCCGGCAAATGAACATAATCGATCTTGCAGATTTCACGGAGGAAAAACTTTAAGTCGTTCTTTTTTGTAAATCCCGCCAGCTGTGAGACATTATTGAGACGGGCATCGACAA
This window of the Syntrophales bacterium genome carries:
- a CDS encoding DUF488 domain-containing protein yields the protein MKIFTIGFTKKSAEQFFTRLKQPGLIRVVDARLNNVSQLAGFTKKNDLKFFLREICKIDYVHLPELAPTQDILDAYKKNGGDWATYELQFLSLMAARHIEDKVDKSILDGGCLLCSETTPEHCHRRLVAEYLHREWDDVEIVHL
- a CDS encoding type II toxin-antitoxin system HicB family antitoxin; translation: METRLKMIYWKGEKFWVGKLFEHPEIMTQGETLEELEENMKDAYMLMATNRGTYLPI